In Brachypodium distachyon strain Bd21 chromosome 2, Brachypodium_distachyon_v3.0, whole genome shotgun sequence, one genomic interval encodes:
- the LOC100821403 gene encoding factor of DNA methylation 1 has product MDLYIDDYIDPYEEAEAEAAAEAAGVTVPGTASMDEDSSDGEDDSEAESDYEDKSYGLLKSGNHRVRNPDGTFRCPFCPGKKKQAYKLKDLLQHADGIGVSSKHRRHGKERAFHRAFARFVRADPSFAQELASITGIPGATANADTIDNGKSDANGHATEPSLAAAEGPPQDGEEKFCWPWCGILAAGTGFNPEDFADKVAMFSVDDIVPLVYDEAEGTESFAIVQFTNGWSGFSDALALENHFSVNKLGKIEWETRSSHGGAVKGEEDRIGENKVYGWVAREMDYTAGGLVGRYLRKHTSLMTIDEITKRQREPMGKIVATLATQLEAKNQDLQDLETKKNATELSIARLEEDNRRLHEAYNEEMRNLHRKARDNAVRVFQDNENLKLEIEDSKRKLSSHAKQLEKLTAENANDRKKLAELADEKQKAKDDKSELELASIEQQKNDEDILKLVEDQKREKEDALARMLELEKELHEKQELELEVTRLSGTLQVMKHLEEDDDGDIHNKMEKLNERLEQEKKRLEELSGELVRKERESNDELQEARKELIAGLEDMLSGHTAIGVKRMGELDERPFQNACRKKFGNDDYEMRAAQLVSSWQEEIKKPAWHPYKIVKDENGEHKEVLDEDDPRLHELWIEYGDDVCNAVKTALSEVNEYNPSGRYAVPELWNFKKARKATMKEVLRYISLQMGTTSKRRRG; this is encoded by the exons ATGGATCTTTACATCGACGACTACATAGATCCCTacgaggaggccgaggccgaggctgCTGCGGAAGCCGCCGGCGTGACCGTCCCAGGCACCGCATCCATGGACGAAGACTCGTCGGACGGCGAGGACGACTCAGAGGCAGAGAGCGACTACGAGGATAAGTCGTACGGCCTTCTCAAGTCCGGCAACCACCGGGTGCGCAATCCGGACGGCACCTTCCGCTGCCCCTTCTGCCCCGGCAAGAAGAAGCAGGCCTACAAGCTCAAGGACCTCCTCCAGCATGCAGACGGCATCGGCGTCTCCAGCAagcaccgccgccatggcAAGGAGCGTGCCTTCCACCGCGCCTTTGCCCGCTTTGTCCGCGCCGATCCATCCTTTGCGCAGGAGCTTGCCAGTATCACTGGTATTCCAGGTGCCACTGCCAATGCTGATACCATTGACAATGGGAAATCTGATGCGAATGGTCATGCCACTGAACCCAGTTTGGCAGCAGCTGAGGGACCACCGCAGGATGGGGAGGAGAAATTTTGTTGGCCATGGTGCGGGATTCTTGCAGCCGGTACAGGGTTTAATCCAGAGGACTTTGCAGATAAAGTGGCCATGTTTAGTGTGGATGATATCGTGCCTTTAGTTTACGATGAGGCAGAAGGCACGGAAAGCTTTGCAATCGTGCAGTTTACTAATGGTTGGAGTGGATTTAGCGACGCTCTCGCACTTGAGAACCATTTCAGCGTGAATAAGCTTGGGAAGATAGAATGGGAGACAAGGAGTAGTCACGGAGGGGCTGTGAAGGGAGAGGAGGACAGGATTGGTGAGAATAAGGTTTATGGCTGGGTTGCCCGAGAGATGGACTACACTGCTGGGGGTTTGGTGGGAAGATACTTAAGGAAGCATACCAGCCTGATGACCATAGATGAGATTACCAAGAGGCAGAGGGAGCCAATGGGGAAGATTGTGGCAACACTGGCAACTCAGCTCGAGGCAAAGAACCAAGATTTGCAGGATCTGGAGACAAAGAAGAATGCAACAGAACTCTCCATTGCACGGCTTGAGGAGGACAATAGGAGGCTGCATGAGGCATATAATGAAG AAATGCGTAACCTGCATCGCAAGGCTCGCGACAATGCCGTGAGGGTTTTCCAGGATAATGAAAACTTGAAGCTTGAAATAGAAGACAGCAAGAGAAAACTGAGTTCACATGCTAAGCAACTGGAAAAGTTGACAGCCGAAAATGCCAATGACAGGAAAAAACTTGCTGAACTTGCTGATGAGAAACAAAAG GCGAAAGACGATAAGAGTGAACTCGAGCTGGCAAGCATAGAACAGCAGAAGAATGATGAAGATATTTTGAAGCTAGTCGAGGACCAGAAG AGGGAAAAGGAGGATGCCCTTGCAAGGATGCTTGAGCTGGAAAAGGAACTGCATGAGAAACAGGAACTTGAGCTCGAAGTAACACGATTGAGTGGCACGCTCCAAGTGATGAAACATTTGGAAGAGGATGATGACGGGGATATTCATAACAAGATGGAGAAGCTTAATGAAAGGCTAgagcaagaaaagaaacgcCTGGAAGAGCTGAGCGGGGAGCTGGTGAGGAAAGAGCGTGAAAGTAACGATGAGTTACAGGAGGCTCGGAAAGAACTGATAGCG GGTTTGGAGGACATGCTAAGTGGGCATACAGCTATTGGGGTCAAAAGGATGGGAGAACTTGATGAAAGGCCTTTTCAGAATGCGTGCAGGAAGAAGTTTGGAAATGATGATTATGAGATGAGAGCTGCACAACTGGTGTCAAGTTGGCAGGAGGAAATAAAGAAGCCAGCCTGGCACCCTTATAAGATTGTTAAGGATGAGAATGGAGAACACAAG GAAGTTTTAGATGAGGATGACCCAAGACTGCATGAAttgtggattgagtacggtgatgACGTGTGCAACGCAGTGAAGACCGCTCTGAGTGAAGTAAACGAATACAACCCGAGTGGAAGGTATGCGGTGCCGGAGCTGTGGAACTTCAAGAAAGCACGGAAGGCAACGATGAAAGAGGTGTTGAGGTACATATCCCTGCAGATGGGAACGACGAGCAAGCGCAGGAGGGGCTGA